The following are encoded in a window of Anopheles gambiae chromosome X, idAnoGambNW_F1_1, whole genome shotgun sequence genomic DNA:
- the LOC133391102 gene encoding loricrin-like: KLTFSLCFSTLISSHHGTAPVWPVARNIKPPVQVWFSNRRAKWRREEKLRSQKRLINHVGGVGGGGGSGGGGGLGNGGLVGSGSLGGGGGGGGGQSGGGTGPAGAGGGVIGSIGTAAICSPSATAAKLYQSEYDNPYGAAAAAAAVASGQPTTADCYSSAIGNSAAAVGLMSAQPPRDNYQYLLSDSLHSLSMPYSFHHRLPCSSPSTVQPMDLNTHSAASAAAAAAAAASAAAYSQSINMTDLSQMTPPSAAAAAAAVAAAGLPPVPSRHLPIITSAIAGGGNGGGGGGGGGGSANGSAGSGGELGEPGSGVVTAASGASGGGGTSGGSSGTGNPSAQQQQQQPPQQSGGHYITRLE; the protein is encoded by the coding sequence AAACTAACATTTTCTCTTTGCTTTTCTACGCTAATTTCGTCCCACCATGGAACGGCACCTGTCTGGCCTGTCGCGCGTAACATAAAACCTCCCGTTCAGGTTTGGTTTTCGAACCGGCGGGCCAAGTGGCGCCGGGAGGAGAAGCTCCGCTCGCAAAAGCGGCTAATTAACCACGTGGGCGGTgtgggcggcggcggcggcagcggtggtggcggcggcctCGGCAACGGGGGGCTGGTGGGCAGTGGCAGcctcggcggcggtggtggcggcggcggcggccagtCGGGCGGCGGTACGGGCCCGGCTGGCGCGGGCGGCGGCGTGATCGGGAGCATCGGCACGGCGGCCATCTGTTCGCCGTCGGCGACGGCCGCCAAGCTGTACCAGTCCGAGTACGACAACCCGTacggggcggcggcggctgcggccgCCGTCGCGTCTGGCCAGCCCACCACCGCCGACTGCTACAGCAGCGCGATCGGCAACTCGGCCGCCGCCGTCGGCCTAATGTCGGCGCAGCCGCCCCGCGACAACTACCAGTACTTGCTGTCGGATTCGCTGCATTCGCTCAGCATGCCTTACTCGTTCCACCACCGGCTGCCGTGCAGTTCGCCCTCGACCGTGCAGCCGATGGACCTGAACACGCACTCGGCTGCGtcggcggctgcggcggctgcggcggccGCGTCCGCCGCCGCCTACAGCCAGTCGATCAACATGACGGACCTGTCGCAGATGACGCCGCCGAgcgcggcggcggctgcggcggccGTCGCTGCCGCCGGGCTGCCCCCGGTTCCGTCCCGCCACCTGCCGATAATTACCAGCGCGATAGCGGGCGGCggcaacggtggtggtggtggtggcggcggcggcggctcaGCAAACGGTTCGGCCGGGTCGGGCGGCGAGCTCGGCGAACCGGGCAGTGGTGTGGTGACGGCCGCCAGCGGTGCCAGTGGGGGCGGCGGAACCAGTGGCGGAAGCAGTGGCACGGGGAACCCTtccgcacagcagcagcagcagcagccgccccAGCAGAGCGGCGGCCATTACATTACGCGGCTAGAATAA
- the LOC133393256 gene encoding AT-rich binding protein-like has translation MLPMLHPNPSSSSSPTPSCSSSSSSHQPPLHNPHAHHHPHHHAHLNAHLHGGVPGALSSPPPAKVSAELVSGLSHHLSILSSSASSPNSSSTSCATASLGHRLQPPHHLSHNLHDHHHHYLQHHHHQQQEQQQQQQQQQQQQQQQQQQQQHQQQQRHLHPALGSPRLSPLHGSSLLDQHASACSIPGSIHSSLATHPTHQDSGQLGYHGHGNTHGHLFRSSYRSLFRHPETATIAALRSCSSPTHPPLATPTSAPPPPPPPPPPPPPPPAPPPSGSGSGGSSSAAGANPEQNTDGGPTIAGPP, from the coding sequence ATGTTACCCATGCTGCATCCGAAtccgtcctcctcctcctccccgaCGCCCTCGTGCTCGTCCAGCTCCTCCTCCCATCAGCCGCCGCTTCACAATCCGCACGCACACCATCACCCGCATCACCACGCCCACCTCAATGCGCATCTGCACGGGGGCGTCCCGGGCGCGCTGTCCTCCCCGCCGCCGGCCAAGGTGTCGGCCGAGCTGGTATCGGGGCTGTCGCACcatctttccatcctttcgtCCTCCGCCTCCTCGCCGaactcctcctccacctcctgtGCTACGGCGTCGCTGGGCCATCGGCTTCAGCCGCCCCACCATCTGTCGCACAACCTGCAcgaccatcaccatcactaTCTgcaacatcaccaccatcagcagcaagagcagcagcagcagcagcaacaacaacagcagcagcagcagcagcaacaacaacagcaacaacaccagcaacagcagcgccaTCTACATCCTGCGCTGGGATCGCCCCGGCTGTCGCCACTGCACGGCAGCTCCCTGCTCGACCAGCACGCGAGCGCCTGCAGCATCCCGGGCAGCATCCACAGCAGCCTAGCGACCCATCCCACCCACCAGGACAGTGGCCAGCTCGGGTACCACGGGCATGGCAATACACACGGCCACCTGTTCCGGTCGTCGTACCGGTCGCTGTTTCGCCATCCCGAGACGGCAACCATCGCTGCGCTGCGATCGTGCAGCTCTCCCACCCACCCGCCACTTGCTACACCTACTTCAGCacctccccctcctcctcctcctcctcctccgccgcctcctcctcctgctcctccgccGTCTGGGTCCGGTTCGGGGGGTTCATCTTCCGCAGCAGGGGCGAACCCGGAGCAAAACACTGACGGTGGGCCCACTATCGCTGGTCCACCCTAA